The DNA region ccatgacagacagaggccacgaccaatgaatatccgtgacagacagacagaaggacagacggaagtaacccttagacaattatatagtagatatatatacctattctacgtgtagacatttattctacctattctattctatcctgtcagtgtgatttactgtacaccgcactgaattgccgacttttctagagaacaccgctgcgtatttctcgcaagtcacacgcatggtccgtgtgtaatccgtaattttctcgcccccatagactttcattggcggattttttgctcaatacggtgacaaacacagcatcctgcgattttctacggccatacaagaccgtataatacggatcagtaaaatacggcagataggagctgggccatagagaatcattgtaccgtgtgcaatgtgtattttctgcacctcttaaacgtccgtaaaactcgctagtgtgacgccggccttaggcataCTTGACAATTATCCAATTGTCAAGTATGCCTTAGGGataaaaaaaatcagtgtgaacacatgctaacttaaaggggtattcccatctccaagatcctattccaatatgtagttggtgtaataataataataataataaaaataataatagcaaatacatcCAATTAAAATTGtagtagtttttctgattcactatgtctctttcctcatgtgcagggcattgcaggaccttaggtatccatggttacaactactgatatagtgacagttagctagttgctagtggttgtaaccatggatacccaggGTCATGCAATGCCTGCacagcctgcacatgaggaaagagatatagcaaatcagaaaaacaacTACATTtttaattagaggtatttgctgatattatcattattacaccagctgcatattgggataggatcttggagatgggaatatccctttaaactcttttttggagcagaaactcaccAAATCTCCTTTATAAAAATTTCTAAAAACTAAGTGATTTGAGATTAAGatttaacatagccatgaagcacATTATTGATTGCTACATGTGTAGAGcatcagaaccaccgtcagtatatGAATGTGGTGCCAGAACCACCGTcattacatgaatgcagcaccagaaccacggtCAGTACATGTGTACAGCACCAAGCATAGTGCAGCAATTAAATGTAATGTCAGGTCAGCCACAGATATAATATATTGCATAAACCTACAATTCCCAGTATCTCCCTaataatggtaaggagatactggaagCTGTTAACAGCCATTGTCAGACTGTGGAccctacaggaaccacagtactgatgacacgcagtcagtatcacaaataagctTTTACACCCAgctaccttataggtgacatcttctctgctTGGAGTCATTCCCATTCCTTTTGTCTCCATGTAGTACACATGCCATGAGGAGATTCCATGCCCATAGCTCATATCTGCAGAGTTCCCTTTTTTCCATCTTCAGAAGAcatagtgcccttaaaaataaaagtatcattatcctgccccataaataaaaatatttcCCAAGCTGCGTTCCTGAATAATTGTCTCTCATTGTGCTACCTGCACAAAATatcccccccacactgcccctctccataatgtcccccacaCAGTCCTTCTCCAAAataccccccacactgcccctcaccATAATGTTCCCCACACAGTCCTTCCCCAAAATacccccccacactgcccctcaccATAATGTTCCCCACACAGTCCTTCCCCAAAataccccccacactgcccctcaccATAATGTTCCCCACACAGTCCTTCCCCAAAATacccccccacactgcccctctccataatgtcccccacacagtccttctccaaaatatcccgccacactgcccctctccataatgtcccccacaCAGTCCTACTCCAAAATacccccccacactgcccctctccataatatcccccacacAGTCCTTCCCCAAAATGCCCCTCTCATAATGTCCCCCACACAGTCCTTCTCCAAAATacccccccacactgcccctcacacAGTCCTTCCCCAAAATGCCCCTCTCATAATGTCCCCCACACAGTccttctccaaaatatccccccacactgcccctctccataatatcccctACACAGTCCTCCAAAATacccccccacactgcccctctccataatgtcccccacaCAGTCCTTCCCCAAAATAtttccccccacactgcccctttcCATAATCTAACCCTGTCCATAACGTCCCCCACTGTCCTTCTCCAAAATCCCCCCCACACTGTCTCTCTAAATAATTGTTCTCCCACATTGAGCCTCAACATATTATCCTCCACAGTGTCTCTCCATaataatcccccccacacacaaacCCTCTCCAAAATATCCCTGCAAACTGCCCTGTTTATAATAGTCCCCCCATTCCACTGCACCTTGCTATAGTGTGCCTCCTTTCACAATCATCCCCCACCCCTTTCTCTTGCTTTGAAACAGATACACCTCCCCTCCCCCCCTCATCTAGAAGGAGTACACATTTCATCTTCCGCTACTCCTTGGAGCCCTCACCGTGGCCTGCGGTCTCAGCTGCCTTTGCTGCTTCGGCACCGTTGTGCTGACCGTATCACGCCGCTACCCACCGGAGCTGACGAGTGCTCCTAGACCCCAGTTCCGCTCCACAATGTTGAAATGTATTTGCTTCTTTCGTGAATACATTTGAGTATAGGAAGATGGGTGCGGCGTCTCGCGGACAGCTCCTCAGGCTGCACAACATCCCGCCCTAGCCAGTCCAGGTATTTGATTTTGTTGTTCTCGATCACACCTGATGGATCTAATGAAACCCTTCATCAGTTACATCAGACATGCATAGACAACACCGGATTTACAAAAGTGTGCTCTTCTATTCAGTGGGGGTGAATAATTGTGAGACTGCAGTAGTTTGGAAAAAAATcctgttatattagttgtgttgagttTTTCATATGGTCCTTGTTGCCTTGGTTTATTACAAGCAGAAAATATGGCTGTAAACTTTGCTAAGAAACAGAATTTGCAATGGGGGTTGCTTAATTTTGATTGCAATTGTATATTGTGTAGTTAGAGGCTGGTCTAACGCACTTGGTGCCCAAAGCGAGGATTTCAGAATATGTCCTCTCCCCTGCTGCTTTCGCGCTAGTATCTGCTGATTCCCTTTGCTGGGAAGTTTTAAATCGCTATGTCGCTCAACCTTCCGTCTCGTACTCTCAGGTTTTAGACTTCGTATCCAATTGCcagttcaagatttttttttttattaagtacaAACTCGCCATCCCATCAGTAGCACTTTAGGCAGCTGCCTCCGCCGCCCAGCCCTTTTCCTGACCCCTATGTACACCTACACCCCTGTGTGACAATCCACCACCACCCACCATTGTTTTCACCACGCGTGAGACACATCTGCACCTCTTGTCATGCAGTCCCAGGTAATCACTACCAACGTACGATCTCGCATATTTTTATTGTTGTGGCCAAGCCCAAGGAGCGGGACTGTACAGCATACCATAAATACCGATGTAATATGCTTCACAGGTCTGGATAAAATCAGCCCATGACATTCATACAAATCACAAAGATAAATCTCACTGGTAAATGATCAGTAATTGGTGTTGTAGGTCACATACAGGAATCTATGTTCTACAAGCTCCAAAAATCACTTCCATCCTTTCTATTTAAACAGAAAGATCTGATTAGAAAAATCTCTTCTTTCTATTTGCAGACAAGATTTCCACCCAACATATATTACAAGTTGTTTACTCACCGGCCAATTGTGGATATGTGCGCCAATAGCCCCAAGGATTACACCAAGCAATCGGTGAAACGACTGCTGCCTGGACAAATCCACCGTCACGGGGCGATCCTCGAACAAGACCACAGTGGGTGGTACGCCAGAGTGGAGAACAACGGGTGGAGACTCCTGACACTCAGGGTCAGTGACTAGAGTGGGATCGTGCTTTCTTAGGGAGGTTTCAGGCTGTGAtctgaccacaatgcatggactggccgtcaGTTCCACCTCTGTGTGGACATAGCCTAGGAAACCGCTACACATTAGATGAATGTTGTCCAAATCAACCAATTCCGTTAGGTCTGTGCATCCTAATGTGTCTAGAAACGTCCCAAATATTTCATTACTGACAGACATCGGAGGAAAGAAGGATCAAGCATGTTGGATCCAaacatgcctgatcctttgttCTCATAAGAGATTAGCTACTGTAAGGTGTCGGGCAGCAGTTTACTCCCTTCTCTCCATTGAGGACACATATGTTCAGCTGAACATGCATATGGCGTGTATTAAAAGAAAAATGAAGCTCTCATTaaactatattgatggaaaaataaaaaaaacattattgcACTCTGTATGTGTCAAAGcactttttatagatttttttagtaatattattattattacttatttatatagcaccattgattccatggtacatgagaaggggttacatacaaattacagatatcacttacagtaagcaaactaacaattacagactgatacagggggcgaggaccctgcccttgccggcttacattctgcagagtggtggggaaggaggcagtaggtcgggggttgcaggagctccggtttggtgaggcggtagctccgctaTTGGTGGGGAGGCAGCGCGGTCAGTGCAGgctgtgggttttcaggttccgtctgaaggatccaaatgtggctgatagtcggacttgttggggcaaagaattccaaaggatgggggatatttaggaGAAGTCTTggtggcagttgggtgaggagcaaataagtgtggaggagaagaggaggtcttgggaggaccggagattacatgagggaagatatcgggagattagctcagagatatatggaggagacaggttacggCTGATCTCCATCAACACATTGTCACTATGTCCTCTATCCTATCTCCTCAGCTCTCTAACAGTTTAGATGACGTGACTCTGGCGGATAATAAGAGGAGGATACCGTTCAGCCACAGCAAACTGCGGAGAAAACAGGAGGTTCTAGAAAAGcagaagaaaaggaaaattgaatgGATGAGAAAGATGTAAGTAGATAGCCGAGCATTAACATTGTCTTAATCCCTTCACGACATTTGACGTAAGTTTACGTCATGGTCGGAAAGGGATTCCCGCAAATGATTTACGTCATGCAGGCACAAAAGCAGTACCCACGCGATCGCCGCTGGGAGCTCGGCTTAAGTTATAGCCAAGACTCGACTGTCATGGCCAGGAGCAGCCCATGAACCCCCGGGCCATTTAACGCCCTAAATTCTGCTATCGATATTGATCATGATACTTAGGAGGCTGGGAGAGGGAGCCCGATCGCGAGGGCCCCATAGTTACTATGGAAACCAGAGGTTGGGTCTGCCAGGTACGGCAAGCCTGTTAGACCATTAGTCTGATCTAACGGATCAgactaataaaagttaaagtcGTATAGAGAGGctaataaaaagttttaaaaatatttaaagaaaattataaaatatataaacaaaaaataattacaaaaatataaacaaaatcagtatacatatttggtatcgccgcgtctgaacgaacagacctataaaactgtcacaatagttaaccccttcactgaaTTACGTAAAAGATAAATaaagaattttgcaaaaaaaaaaaaaagatgctctTTCATCATACCacccaaaaaagtggaataaaacgcgatcaaaaagtcgaatgtaaataaaaatggtattgctgaatacgtcatcttgtcccgcaaaaaacaagctgccatacagctccatcagcagacaaataaagttatagctctcagaataaagtgatgcacaaatatatatattttttataaaatattttttgtgtaaaagcgccaaaacataaaaaaaatgatataactatggtatctctgtaatcgtagtgACTTGAAtactaaaactgccttatcaattaaaaaaaaactcacagaccacagaaaaaaatattttacgctctaaaaatataacttttattaaattcTGTGAATAAAATTCAACCATAGATAATATTTACAGATGAAGAGAAATGGACATACTGAAAAACATGAAAAAGCACACTGTGTGTTGAAGCTGTATTAAAAGACGCATAAGTCTATTCAATAACGTGTAGGGCCAACAGGGCCCATATTAACCCCTCAATGATACAAGTGTGTAACTAtatggtaaggctagtttcacatttgcatttaaagacGCAGCGTTtacaacgcaaacgcaggtggtgaaaaaaacgcatgtaaacgcgtgcaaacgctgcgttttttagacgcatgtgttttctcatgcggtaagaaaacgtggcgttttgacgcgtttacatgcgttttttcctgcgtttgcgtttttgaaacgcatgctgagaagtgtgtgacagctgccaatcatcaaaatcatctagaaaacccactataaatagaaatggctagggttggggttaggggtagggttagggttaggatccccagggttaggatccgggttaggatccctagggttaggggtaagggtagggttagggtttggatccctttatcaccttgatggtgggggttggcttatcagtgtgtattcttgtttttttctattgaaacgcatgcgtttaaaacgcaaccaaacgcatgtgcttaaaaacgcatgcgtttacatagacagcaatacgttttttgcggcaaaaaaacgcctctagaagttactacatgttgcatttctgcaacaaaacgcaagcatagaaacgacgcatgcgtcgtcaaacgcggcaaatgcataaaaaaaacgcatgcctttttaatgttaaatatagggaaaaaaccgcatgcgtttttttgcgctaaaacgcagcggcaaaaaaacgcaaatgtgaaaccagcctaattcagATATCAAATAGAGTACTTTCTCAAAGCTATACCTAATTGCCCCTATTAGGCTCTATTCTTACCTTTCCTAACAGCGTAGGTTAATcagttttaccacacgcagaatggcattaaaaaaaaagaaaagaaaagaaattacagaattgctggttttagttcattctgactcacaaaagtcagaatagaaagcgatcaaagatGTTACGTGCCCAAAAAGgtataataaaaacatcaactcgtcctgcaaaaaacaagctctctcatgactgtcagccaaaatatggaaaaattatagctctcaaaatatagcgaTACAAAACgtttcttagtgtgtgacagcagccaaacaataaaaaatataaatctggtatcgctgtaatcgcatcaacccgaagaataaagtagtctaatcacttatacggCATGCGGaacgatgtaaaaaataaataaaaccaattcttcacctgctgttgattttttttattctgcctcgaaaagatcgcagtaaggcctggctcacatttatcctgcgctctacgctgagcacttacaccagggtttccatgtaaatctctgaaatacgtgattcagacggaaccccctgcggaagattccctataatgaggcagatggaggcaccgtGGACGccttctgacctgtgatccagcggtgtccgtctttttaggattgcctaAAAGTGCAGTcgaccatagttttgtgcacttctgaaaaggacaccgctgaacagaggccagacggagtccagagtaactctgctgcctcattatagtgaatggatccgttggaggtttcatctgtcacattacttagagatttagatggaaaccccgatgtaagtgctcagtgtagagtgccggataaatgtgatcctaaatattatgtcaaatgttcccaacaaaagcttaatCTCAGTCCACAATAAAAGCCCCCACGCAGGTCCGTcagctgttaatggaaatatagggggcttccacgttactggttgcacaaaggctttggaaaagcaaaatggctggtTTGCAAAAAAACTTCTGCGTTAAATTAATCTGCGGCAGCGCTGCACTGCACTGTACTGTCCTGTCCTGACTGGCTGATCTATGGAGACTTCTTGTCCCATCCAGCAGGCACTGCTGCCTCCCTGACTTGATCCTGGTGATAGTGTGATCATAGCTTTTTCAGATATACTATCTGCTGGACGTTCTCCTCCCAGTATGAAACGCTGATATTCCAGTGCTGTAATAATTTATAAATGGCGGTATGCTTAGTGTTTTCTCTCTCTGATATGGCCTCATCAGGTATTATGAAGGAAGTTTGCATGCACAGACTACAGAGCCCAACACAGCTGTACTGGTCCAACGAGCCACGGAAGGAGTCCTGAAGTCTGTGGAGCAGCACGGAGCTCAGGCTGTCCTGGACTGGGAGGTGGACGAACTACTCAACTGGACTAATGCCCTGAACTATGATGAGTAAGTAAAGCTTAAAAGtaggaatgttttaaaaaataaaagtgaggtttttttaaaacaataaattaacaaaatgcaaagtgaatgagcaaaagtataaaatcaatatttggtgtcacCGTCCTTTACCTTCAAAACAGCTTCAATTCTTTTAGGAACGCTTGCATAAAGTCATGGATATTGTAGGATTATAGTCCAGTGTAAATAATTGTACCTGACAGGTGATAATTATCATCGGTTTCATATGTAGGTTGTaacagtcattaactgaaacagaaataGTTGTGTGGGATTCCTAAAACTGGGTGAGTAACAGCCAAACTTTACTACAAAGGTGAAGATTCTAGAAGAGAGTTTTATGTTGTATATTACGGCGTGACTGAGCACAGTGGCAAGACATTAATgttgttatactgcatcagcaaagtCTCTCCTAAGTAAAGATTTCCAAGTTCTattgaagaagcaccaagaaatggcaACGTTCAGGACTGTAGACGCAGTGGTCGGCCATGGAAACCTAGTGCAGCAGATGAGAGAAACATCACGCTTTCTTCCCTTtaaaattggaagatgtccagcagtgccatcagctcagaactggaagCAACCAGTGGGACctagctacacccatctactgttctCAGATGTCTGGCCTGAAGTTGTCTTCAAGGAAGAATTGCAGCCATTCCTTCAGcatggaaaaaaatccaagtgtttcAACTATACCTTGAAATATAGGAACTGGGAGAAAGAAAAATGGCATCAGGAGCTCTGGATTGagccaaaatgtgaaatattttgcTGTAACACAAAGCAGTTTGTCTCGAAAGAGCTGGAGAGTGGTATAATAATGAGGGTCTGCAGGCAGCAGTGAACCATTGGGTAGGGTCCTTACAAGTTTGGGGAAtgaatttcagcaaatggagttggcgatttggtcaggattaatggtgtcctcgaAGCTGAGATATACAAGAAGATACTTATACATCATGGAGGCGTCTGATTGGCTTCAAATTTATTctacagaaggacaatgaccccaaattcaCAGCCAATGTCATTAGCCTCTTTCCAACATATAACATAGGTCACCTCCCTCCCTTGATgagggctctggcactgagcctgcatcttttctgACATATGACAGCTGACTTGATCACTTGTCATGTACCCCTAACACCcgagggtggaattgcgatccacccacgtcTGTTTACAtgttaatgctgctgtcaatctctgacagcagcatttaactcacatCGCAGTAACAGAAGACAAACCAGCACCACTTTGACACCTGTGGCTATGTAGTTTAGCTGACAGTGATTCCACCATGCCCCTGGATGACCGGGTGCAGACCATGAGGAAAGCTATGCAAATAATGTCCAAAAAAGATAAAAGGTTGCACTCACTGGTATTAAATGACAACTTCCTTTATTGGTACACTTAATTAAAACATGACCACGGGAAGGTACTCACGAGAAACTCTCTGGATTACGGCCATTTTGCACCTCCTAAGCTTCAACGGGTCATTTAACGCAAGCTTAACGGATGCGTGTCAAAAAAAACCACCGAtcagcgcccctgtcacatgatcactggGCGCCGATGGGTTAGCATAACAGGCGGGGGTCTGCAGAAGGCCCAAGTGACTGTCATTGCAGATCTCATATGTAGATGATGATTTCTTGAGGTTCAGGGTTGAagactatggagactattgaagtcagtaaaaagtgtacaaaaaaaaaacgttttaaCCCCTATACAACCTTGTACTTAACGACCTTGGACATATGGGTACGTCATATCTTTCATGCGACACTGCaaccatatcaaataaattttaccactatcgtgaagtacaatatgtcacgaaagaacagtctcagaatcagtgggatccattgaagcattccactggtcagaattataaaatttgCCCAGGCCAGGAAGGTGCAAACAGACTttgataaaggggttaaaaaatatttaaaaaatgtcaaagttcaaatcaccccccttttgccccattcaatagaaagtaaaactattttaaaaaatacacatttggcatCGCTGCATTCGGAAACGCCCGATCTACcataatataaaaagaattaatccaattggtaaatggctgtacgagaaaaaaaaataaaccccCCAAATTATGTTTTTgttataggtctgtgagagccagaaatcttgcatgtttttaggtgaccaaatacttattttccaccataatttgcaaaataaatcttgccaaatcagacaaggtgattttctggatttgttttctcattttgactctcaggctgtgtgcacacgtagcatatttttcgcgttttttttcgctataaaaacgctataaaaccgcgaaaaaaacgctaccattaagcatcctatgtaacagaatgcattccgcattttttgtgcacatgctgcatttttttcctgagcggaatcgcaatccagaaaaaaacgcagcatgttcattaaaattgcggaatcgcggcgattctgcagccataggagtgcattgatctgcttacttcccgcacggggctgtgcacaccatgcgggaagcaagcagattatatgcggttggtacccagggtggaggagaggagactctcctccacgcactgggcaccatataattggtcaaaaataaaagaattaaaataaaaaatagcgatatactcaccttcgatgtcccccgcagtcttccggcctctcccctgcacgctgccgctttggttcctatagctgctgggcggtgaaggacctgcgatgacgtcacggtcttgtgattggtcgcaagaccgcatgtgaccggtcacatgaccaTTCacaaccgtgacgtcatcacaggcccttcaccacacaacagctataggaacggacgccgctgaggtctgcaggtgagtataaccatgttttttattttttttattatttttaaacattctatcttttactatagatgcggcataggcagcatctatagtaaaaagatggtcacacttgtcaaacgctatgtttgacaagtgtgaccaacctgtcagtcagttttccaagcgat from Ranitomeya variabilis isolate aRanVar5 chromosome 3, aRanVar5.hap1, whole genome shotgun sequence includes:
- the C3H11orf65 gene encoding protein MFI isoform X1 — its product is MMEDESDLVTSDPDVYTMEEDRAARVIQKAFRRILDTNVFKYIKNLLSFKAQGDPRLLLKCINPGEAGLIDAAAGVHVRFRLGGTRFPPNIYYKLFTHRPIVDMCANSPKDYTKQSVKRLLPGQIHRHGAILEQDHSGWYARVENNGWRLLTLRLSNSLDDVTLADNKRRIPFSHSKLRRKQEVLEKQKKRKIEWMRKMYYEGSLHAQTTEPNTAVLVQRATEGVLKSVEQHGAQAVLDWEVDELLNWTNALNYDEYISGWKAIGTSKSSCAFKGTTLVRSPYDVYEFSQLSSPALFSLTTSVEEAE
- the C3H11orf65 gene encoding protein MFI isoform X2; its protein translation is MMEDESDLVTSDPDVYTMEEDRAARVIQKAFRRILDTNVFKYIKNLLSFKAQGDPRLLLKCINPGEAGLIDAAAGVHVRFRLGGTRFPPNIYYKLFTHRPIVDMCANSPKDYTKQSVKRLLPGQIHRHGAILEQDHSGWYARVENNGWRLLTLRLSNSLDDVTLADNKRRIPFSHSKLRRKQEVLEKQKKRKIEWMRKMYYEGSLHAQTTEPNTAVLVQRATEGVLKSVEQHGAQAVLDWEVDELLNWTNALNYDEYISGWKAIGTSKSSCAFKGVGVSPFHTNSTKMDSDSTTLTPQPCLKGLGR
- the C3H11orf65 gene encoding protein MFI isoform X3, whose product is MMEDESDLVTSDPDVYTMEEDRAARVIQKAFRRILDTNVFKYIKNLLSFKAQGDPRLLLKCINPGEAGLIDAAAGVHVRFRLGGTRFPPNIYYKLFTHRPIVDMCANSPKDYTKQSVKRLLPGQIHRHGAILEQDHSGWYARVENNGWRLLTLRLSNSLDDVTLADNKRRIPFSHSKLRRKQEVLEKQKKRKIEWMRKMYYEGSLHAQTTEPNTAVLVQRATEGVLKSVEQHGAQAVLDWEVDELLNWTNALNYDEYISGWKAIGTSKSSCAFKDQ